The Lathyrus oleraceus cultivar Zhongwan6 chromosome 5, CAAS_Psat_ZW6_1.0, whole genome shotgun sequence genome includes the window AGCATGGTTCCTCAGCTAGGGTTTTTGTTGATTCCTCAAGTCAAAGTGTGGCCAACCATTAATTATCAAGGGGATATGTCTCAAAGCATGATCTCTAAGGTTCTCAAGcatctttcaatctcattttaatcaagagcatctcaaagttttaTTGCTTATTTCTCAAGAGAAGTCAAAAGTTCgtgtgtttatttccatgccttgttcaacaagttacctcaaactttgagcaatccaatcaagagacattcaaggacaccttattttgagttcatataATCATACATGCACCTTGAAgtgcaaggaaagtccaagtgcacaagttttttccaagaggtttgaccaaaaagtcaacatttgaaatcaaagttcaaaggatcataactccttcaattcccgacatttttgaatgcttattTTTGCACACGACTCTTCGTaatatcctctacaacttctctttacattACAAGAttcaattatgcttggaggatcatcaaaattttggagacattataggtcatttgtggacttagtgaaatttgacttattttcaagtgtctttttctcaactttcaaggattataactttttaattttcaacatttgaggctgattcttttgcacaatatcatttgtgatgcCCTCTACAAATTTGCTTCAAGGATCAAAGTTAAATTATTCTTGTAAGGCCATGGAATTCtttgagacattataggtcatattcAGCCATTTGAGgcttagaattttctaagttacattaCTAGATTTTCGTGTCAACTTCAACATGTCATAGCTTTGTGCTCAAGCATCTAAATGTAACCTTTCTTGGCACATATTAATCTTTGGTATATTGTCAACAATTGCAAGAAGAATCAGATTAAAAAGCCTCTTAAGCAAGATGCCCCATTaagttgaacatggtgacttgaaactgaagaaatcaccatgatccaaattttgaacttcactaatccCAATTACAAGCCAAATTCACCACGGGTTTTAGACCTAAACCTGTTTAATCAAGTCTCTATAAGTTAAATGACTCATAAAACGCATGATTCAGATGAGTTTTGATAGTTTGCAAGTCACATTTTTCTCACATCATGAGaaaattcgttttgcacgaattgagcatcatttggcacgtatgagatcaccaatcacttccctataaatagagaaaCATGCTTGCTTCATTcccaagcttttgagagccaagaaacccctgcttCACTCtgaattttttccagaaaattgagctattgtgttttgaattttagcttgtttcaatccaatttcttgattccattagcaccttcggTCTTCTCTAAAGtttttgcaacaattcccaagctctaagATCTTCTGAAGTGCCCTGACCagatcaagcttcatcaacttttgaTCATCATTTATACAAGGTAGCTCtaagcatcatttgaactcaaacaagttaccacaatgtagtcattcactctctgatgctttcccctaacttatctggtgttaattgatcgtgttcatcatttaatttaatttttcgtggtttgattgtttctgaaacttctctgaaattctccatgctcagtttagataaatgaattttgaGCACGTGGTTGGATTCAtgatgaggaggcgatcacatTGATGGTAGTCTCATGTTCTGAATTTGCCAAACGATGAAACTCCAGTGAGAGATCATCGGGGAAGATGACCAGAATGTTTAATTTGAAATGTTTTGATCGGTCCATTTTGAAACCGATCTCGTGTTTTATTCTGGTTAATTTTCACCGTGTGCCATAGCCTGATGattgttggatctgccacgtcaattaatgaggccagatccaacgcttcgtgttttttctgattttatttctttttctttttttttattttaaattgcattttctttgaaaattcaaagtaaattcatttttcatccaaaaaatctcaaactaatttctattttgttttcacgttttattttcttgaatttctatttttcatgaattttctcttttctactttgttttaattagtttaaaaatacttagaatttaaaaattctgaaaaatttattttatgtttgttaTTTTATCTCCAGtcttccataattttcttggccatttatttggtgttttgaaggaatttatgcattttctcttttattttccttttaaatttcattttaaaaatatttttgatgcattttattttcttttcttgcattttatgtttgtttgacctttgttgacttctgttggcTTTGGTTCATGGTTGTTTTGATcataagtctcatcaaactcaatggatcttgaGTGTTGATGGGGTGAAACCCCTTATCCACCAAAATATATTATTGATTctgatgatgacttgatcaagcATTTGATCCAATTTGGGATTAACTTCTcttttctccttcttcttcatttctttcttttccttttttctGATCAATTGGATGATTTATGTCCATCTTGATCATGATATGTGaattggtacttgatgaactttcatcatttcaaatctacctcctaattgatcatggatcatttaaggtactttgaattgatgcataagtttgtcctaagtattggttgatataattgaccactctcctagcctttgtgcttgatctatcttctcttttttttttgtggCATAACTTAAGGAGAATGATTTGCATATCATTTCTCTAtcatgtattaacacaaatattattattgaccgacctcaaatagttgtgacttctacataagtccaattacgattgatTAACATAGCATTAAATTTGTACCGAATCTGAAAgcaagtcattttcataagtgagattgtaacATACTTGTTGatattgtgtgaaaaatattgtttccttttcacctaagagagctagtgacatacttgttgattttatccaagttggagcccttctcatggtgatATAGAGGTCCATActttcatacttgtgggtgaatagttgtgtgttctccaaaaaatgaccaacCGTCTTTATATTCTTGACTACCAACACAACTTACTACCATTTTATTGCATTgaatttactttaatgtcatttaccTTATGTTTTTTATTTCTTGCTATTTACTTTATACTTTTATTTTAGCAACTCATATCATATTATTTATGCTCTTTTTCCTTTGTCCGTTTGgacttctttttcttttaaagacattaataaagaaaaaaaatcctaaaaaatttgtttctcttgattcatggacttgagGCTACTATCTTTGACATagttgtggagttatggacttagaactaggaccTTGACCCTTACTTTGAGAGTTTAAGATTTGAGACATTGAGATTCATCTGATATCTTTGACGTTGGGCTTCTTTTGAAGACTTTGCTTGGTTATCTGACACATggattattctttgcttatttgaCTTGCTTGAGGTTTAATCCAAAGAACAAAATTCTGGCTTGACTcatgtcataaagcttgctatttttttgttagatctttcctctctaccttttactttatgttctaggatagtctctccatctcatccccttctttaattttcaaaatcttctctctttttaAAAACCTTattgttttcaaacttgaaccacttttctcaataaaccttgacttttgtcaagtgattttcaaaatctttttttaataaatgttaatacatcttaagcatactcaaaaccaatttcaaaagacttaaaaaatacataactcattcaaactattttgtgccctttgtgcactttttttttaaaactattttttctcaaagtttagatatgattcatttccatagttgggatataattctcctatccccatatCATTGATGATGACtcttttccatctaagagagctagttgcatacttgttgatctttatccaagttggagcccttctctgtggtgatgcaaagttctcatacttgtgggtggcTAGTTGAGTGTTttccttaaaatgacaaaatatatttttattaaaaaatgaatcaaaacaaacatctttgttatttttaccacaaactacgatgttttgatccttcattgcactttgttgatacgtaggcatgagactcaggaagtcttggcaaacacacaaattataaaaaaatatttttttctcatctccccaatcttttgCAAATAACACCATTTTAAAGTCAAAATACACAAATTTTCGAAAAGGTTCATATAGAATACTATAGATGTTTTAGGGTGCTAATACATATCTTTTGCATAACTAATCCCCGAACCattatctctttttattagtttggttttaaaacttctttggattttgttcgttctttttccctttcctttggaaataataaaagtgtggCGACGACTCTTAttttgtgagttaagttaatcaatagtTTAATCTCGAAATTTTTACCTCTACATTTGAGAGTAAACTGTTGGAGACGATTATCTTTAGTTTAATATATATAGCAGATATATATGTTATAATCGATGTCGCAAAATTCATATACTTTCTTTATAGAACTGAAGTACCGAAGTCAAATTAAGAAACAGATTATGAGTAAGATGTGAGTTAGGTCCCTTTTTCTTTATTATCTTCGTGTTTCCTTAATTGAAATATTTTACTATTTCTGTTATTTAATGCGTTTACTTAATGTCATTTGTTGCAGTATTCTTTTACTTTAATTCAATCTTTTTCGTCGTTAAAGTCTGTCTTATCCCGTCTGCACACGATTCACGTGTACACATGTTTGCACAAAATTGCTTCCGAGGTTTTTCGAGTTAATCTCACTGACTTTTAAACTTGTGATTGTTTGTTAAAAACACATGCGGACAATCTCCAAATCACTTAGTCTTAGGACTTAAAAATATCATACGTCCTTAACACTTAAAAGTGTCAACTTCGACTTCGTGTCAAAAGGTTGTTATGTAACCTTTCAAGATTCTAAACATGTTTGGAAGAAAGAGTGTTTATAATTTTATGGATCTGTTCTTGAGACTCTTCCAAATCTTTTTTGCCCTCAACTCAACTTACAGCTTAGTCGAACCAATGTGAAGCTTTTGGCTTAAGTTTTTAGACACTTAGTAGTATCAACTTAGTTTGACCATCAAGTTGTTAACTTTTCACTTAACTAAAAATCTCAGACTAACACCCCACAAGGCTGCAACCGATTAATCGTTCCGTCGTGACCATATATTTGGCACCTACATATATGGGTACCAAGTTTGAAAATTATAGCTTTTTGAATGTGGCCAACACAGCCATGGGTGCAAGATGATGAGGCTGTGAAGGCAAATGGGCTATTGTGTTGGAGGTGCAGGTAGTTGACTATGCTGGTAACTCAACTCAAGTAATGGCCTAGAGCCTCGAGGTTGCCACCAATGGTAATTGTGATCGACTGGATGGTGAAGTATTATAGGTTTAGCCAAATACTGATGAGCGATGAGACGACTAGTTGCCACAGTTTGACACCTAAGGACAAGAGAAAACCAATGTGTTGCATTATTGGAATTTAAACTGCCTAAGCTTTTAACAGTTCAACACAGCACCTTGGAAGCGGCGATGGACTTTGAACTAGATTTAACAATTGTAATTCAAGTAGAAACTGAGAAAAAAGGGGGATTGCTTAACAGCACCTGTTCACACACTTTGTTGAAAAATCTATAATACTCCTAAAATCCAGAAATAGACTTCCGGACGCAATAACAAATCCGCACAATAGtattttgttaaaaaaaataGTTTGGAAGTATACTCCGGAAGGATACTTCTGTTTGAGAGGAAGCTAAAGAACACAGTTTAAAATAGAGTTAATATGTTACAGGAATTTGGAGTAGATGCATAATTCTGCCAAAGAATAAAAGTACAGAATAATGTGGTATTCTGTTTTTTAGAATGTGATTTGCAGGTCATGCTTGGCTAATTCGCGGCGAAGGTTATCTCAAACTAATAGATACTACACAATAACATTAAGCTGAATTCTTATTAAATATCTTCCTTCAGTTTAGTATGTTCTAAAGAAAAGATTCAGCATTTTGAAGTCTCTAGAAAATATTGATTAACCAAGATTAAAATGTAAGCATGCATAACACTGTTGCAACATTATTACCATGGTGTATCTGTATGTGTTGCTTAGGTAGGTTTGATAGCACACGACTGAACAACAGGCTGTCCTCCATAACAGGGCAACTTGACCCAAACATAGGCTTGGAAAGTTACAAGAGGGCAGTTTGGAGATTTTGCTCGAAAGGTCATGAAATAATTAGTACCAGCAACACCTTGATGGGTTGACTTGAGAATGTCAACAAACACAAAATTGGTACCCTAGATAAGAAATAATAATCAGTGTTGTAAGTTTCGAATAAATAAGCCAACTATAATATTGATATAGTATAGTGGTTGTAAGTTTGGAACCTGTTCGGTGTTGTACTTGTCTAACGCAAGCTCGCAGAGGGGAGTGAGATTACGCCGAACTTCATTAGTTATGTGAAGGGGGCTGATACCGCCGCACATATACGGCGGAGGTTCGATAGCATCGAAACGCTGCCCAGAATCAAAATTAAGAGATTATATATTATAAGCAAGTTATGTGGAATACAAAATTACTGAAGGGTTTGAAAGGAACAAGAAACCGTACACTTAGGTTACGAGATCGTTCCCGATACTCAGCATAGGCCTTTTCTTCGTCGTTGCTTTCCATCGATACTAGACAAGACAGAAGAAATCACAATTCAGATAGATACACCTAAGACTAAAATGTGACAAATCTTTCCTTTTAGAAGAGAAAGCTATATGGACACAGACCTTGACGGCAATATAATTTTGACTCTATTTTCTGTTAGTTATGTGCTGTCACGGGGTATATGTTAACGTTGACTTTATTTTCCGTTAGTTATGTGCTGTCACGGATATATGTTACTATCATTTGTCAATAAAACGTACGTATTTGATAAAGGAAAATGCTTAACCTTACTAAACAAATTGTCAACGAATGCCTACGTGTAGAGAAAATAGGTGAACATTCTCTCGCCTATTTGTTTTCTTCCTATATTTTCTCtgaacaaattaaaaaaaaagaaaaagaaatataGCACTTGGTTGCATGTTTTCACCTGATTTACAACATTAGTGTATTCTTGATTTAGATTGAAGAGAGCTATATCATCTCTACAAAGACTGCTCGTCTGAACATATCTTTGCTCACACTATACATATATACAAAAAATAGTATGAAGTGTCATACTAATATATTTATTTAACACAATGATTAAAAATCAAACAGTATATTTTATTTACTTTGGTCTTTCTTGTGTGCCAATCTTATAAATTATTTGAGATCTAATATATTCTCCACTTTCAACTTCTTGAAATCTAGATGTAACCTATGATCTGTTGtaaaaaaaaactcaaaattAGACAAATATATAATGTGAtcaaattctttactttgaataagttttgaatgatagcaaattgtgtgatcattgtctaattgttggttgtgcattattttaaatatttcatttgtgtttttagcctatactattgtttcgtgtctatacataaagatccacattgatacatttcttaaaagaactcataaaaactgttttgtgtcagtatgtatcgatacatgttcatctgcatcgatacataaatttgttttaaatcacaaaacgtttttgcttcagtatgtatcgatacatacgagctttgtatcgatacatgcttagttaaaatgttctatgtatcgatacatacgagctttgcatcgatacatgcttagttaaaatgttctatgtatcgatacatacgagctttgtatcgatacatgcttgtattaattctctaaaattaatcaaagttacagtatgtatcgatgcatagtcttttgtatcaatacataattctggtttgtctactaacagcttctgtctttcacatataagaagtattttgacagctcAGTAAACAGGCACGAATTCACaagtgaaaaacagttgtaacaccaatcaaaggagtgtgtagcagtaattgtttgagcagttagaaacctgaaagagacttcatcttctcaatctcttttcttcaagaacatcaacacataatcattcttgttctttggattaaaggatcaacgagataacgttca containing:
- the LOC127083269 gene encoding uncharacterized protein LOC127083269; the encoded protein is MESNDEEKAYAEYRERSRNLSRFDAIEPPPYMCGGISPLHITNEVRRNLTPLCELALDKYNTEQGTNFVFVDILKSTHQGVAGTNYFMTFRAKSPNCPLVTFQAYVWVKLPCYGGQPVVQSCAIKPT